In the genome of Brachypodium distachyon strain Bd21 chromosome 3, Brachypodium_distachyon_v3.0, whole genome shotgun sequence, the window TTTTCGTATGGGGCGAGTTTGCTTGCACATAGCATGAAGCAGCTCAACTGGAGTCTGTGGCTTCTGTATTTTATTTATGATCTCTCTCCTGTACTCCTGTATGATTCTTGTTCCAGAGCTGATAGAAACCTGCAGAATACTCAAGGATACTATTTGATACCTCAGGACATCCACTCAGGCAGCAAGCATATCATGGCAGGGAGTAGCTATCTTGTGAATTAAGTCGCCAACTCATTTGGGAAAATTATTCTGGAAACAAGCAAGCTTGCTGTCAGCTTTGTCCGTACGTGCATGTTGATATGGAAAATGTTTAGTGGACGGATAGCGAGACACATTACGATGTGTACAGCGGATGAGTCGTGTTGGGCGATTGGTTAGGAGCCAGGCTTCTATTTTCTCTTCGTTGGAAGAACGCTCCTCTTTTCTTGACGGAACGAAGGAATAACAGCTACTCCCAAGAACGCACAAAGTTTGCATGTCATTATCGTCAGCCAAGGCGCAGAGAGGCCCGAACACAAAATTATTTCGAAAATTACTGACATTACTTTTGTGttcttaaatataagatgttctaatttTGTCGTAAATCATTTAACAAAAAGTttaatcaagtttatagaaaaaatatgaaataCACAACTCTAAGTTGGTTTTATTAAACCAATCACGATACAtatgatatactccctccaatccataataagtgtcgggtaTTTGTACATAGTTGTACTCGGAGGAGTATATCTTTACACTTGACAGTACACTTATTTGATATCGTAcatattagtatatttttttacaaatttgatcaaacttcaacaagtttgacttaggacaaaactatgGCATCTTATATTTACAAACAGGGTAGCTCATCTACACTTGGTGGTGAATTTAGACGGAGCGTAATAAGACGGTTTTTAGGGCCACGACTTTGCCGCCTTTTGCAAGTGGCCTTTTTGGTTTGGAAGGAGTACCAAGGTAGGGTTAGGGCATGCTTTATGGAGCCGGGAGGATAGCCCTTTTTGGTGTGccgtttttccttttttgctgCCCCTCTTCTCTTTAGGGGTCTTCCTTGATCCCCTTTCAGTGTTTTCTCTTAATCGAATGACGGAGATCGGCCGtcttttccctcaaaaaagtATATTTACAAACAACAGTGGTACGTTTAAGGGAAAAAATATGCAACTGGACTACTGGTATATATAATTATACAGTACACACTCATTTCGCCATCATCCAATTATATTGTGTCAGATTCACTGATGTTGGCATTTGTTGCAATTATAAGCGTTTTTGTATCACTGAGAAGACATTTAAtgtgcctttttttcttccaaaatgAGCACCATTTAAGAGGGACCGGGAAACATCTTCTCGGAGATCAGAATTCTGCAACCAACCCTTTTAGATCGAAGAGATGTTTTCGTGCATATCAATCACCTTTTGTATATTTCTGTCGCATAGAGAAATAGTATACACTCGTACTGTACTCCACTATGTTTAATTGGTGGTCAAACATGTTGTGGAGTGTGGATCATTGGATAGATGGCGATCCTGACGAACTTAATTTGCCTTCATACATACGTACCTCTCGTACAAACAAACGATGGGTTAGGTTGGCCAGCTCAAAGTTTGCCGGAAGGCCAGACAAGtcctccggccggccggctcaAACTTGATGTGGAACATGTATCGACATTAACAATGCTGATTTGTATGTGGTCTTAATGTGTAGTGCTACATTAAGACCATCGGCAAATATCGACATTAATGTGTAGTGCTACATTAACATTAAGACCATCGGCAAATATCGACATTAATGTCTTAACGTGTAGTGTTACATTAACAATATCGACATTAACAATACTAGTATAAGTCCATCGGCAAATGGTCCGGTTTGGAAGTCGTCTTCGTGCCGCCCCTGGAGCTACGAGATATGTGCCGTTTCTTGTGAGCAAACGAGGCCTATGTGGGGAAGATTTATGCATGGTAACCGCGCAAATTTCTGTATCCGCTTAGTTTGGGCATTGGAGCATGAAATCGTGACATGTTTGAAGTACCTCAAAATTTAGTGCCACTCGTTTGGATTGGCATGCTACAATTTGCATGGACGGATCGGATTTGGTGGTGTTTGGAATGACgtccccaaaaaaaaaatcggtcTTCGTCAACGTGTAGCATCAAAATTAACTCCCCCGGAAACTGCCACGCCTGTTGCAATCCAGAAATGGACACCCCATCTGTCCGTGCGATTCGGAATTTTCTCAAGAACATTCTACTCTGAAAGGCGCCGGGATTTGGATGCCATTCTAATTGGAGTCGAGCTTGATGCATACTGTACTGGACGCTTGATGACCATACCTTAGGCGGCAATTGACTACTGGAATACTATTACTCTTCAACTTGCTGGTACAATGATAAATGACGCCACACTGTTCCAGTTAACTCCCTCCTCTCTGCATATATAACCCACCGGAGGGATATCATCGTCAcagcagcaagccagcaacAGAGAagccagcaccaccaccaccagagGCACAGACAGAGACAGAAACAACAATGGCTGCCGGCGTCGGCTTATTGCTCGCCGTCACGGCCTTCTTGCTCTGCGCCGGCTGCAGCCGTGCCGACGCGCCGCGGCCGTACAGCATCAgcccggaggcggcgcggcagcaggcggcggACCGCGTGTGGCATCTGCCGGGGCAGCCGGCCGTGCCCTTCTCGCAGTACGCCGGGTACGTGACCGTGAACGAGCCGCACGGCCGCGCGCTCTTCTACTGGTTCTTcgaggccaccgccggcgccgccgagaaGCCCCTCGTGCTCTGGCTCAACGGCGGTACGTACCATCTCTACTGATCGATATATACAACCGTTTTCATCAACGTGCTCGTACGACTATTATTATAGGTCCGCATCAATCCAATGTTTCTTGCACACATACTGCAGTTTGAGTAAATTCTTGCATTGCTGGCTTGTTCGACCGTGTGGTTAATGCTAGCTCCTGCAATGATAGTTGGATAGATTGGGAGATGGATCATTGAGGTAGTAGGTGTTAGTTGGCGTCGCTTGGATTCATTTCGAAATTGATTGAGGCGGACGTTTTGTTTACattgattgtttttttttaagaagcGGAGGATCttccaaattttaagaaaGGAAGtgggtagctagctaggctgcGTCGGCTCTCGTCTGCAGCAGAGAAGGTCGCCGTACCAGCAAAGCAAGTGAGAGCATGTTTTGACTTGAGTATCAACAGTGTATTACACGCACTTTGCCCAGCCAATGCAACGAAGCGGAGTATGTTCCAGCATTCGTTTGCTGGCTCTTGTTTGATGGCGTAGCTACTTGTACAAGTTACTCCAGTCGCATACCTTAATTGCGTCGACTGACACCCTCTTCACAATATCCTGTGAAATTGCACACCTTTTGAAAACTTAGAAGCGTCATTTAAAAAGCACACAATAATTTGTTTAAATaaattcaaaataattttactACTAGGGAAGAGCATAGTGTACATGAGTTTCAAATGATAATTTCATAATATGTCCATTTTCACAAGAAATACTATATTTTGCCCCTTTTTCGGTGGCAAAGGTTTGATCAGTTTTGACAAACAAACTTTAGATGTCAACCAGAGGTTAAATGTACATGACAAACCATGTTGTGCTGATATTTGTTTACAAGCTGTTGCCGAAACGGCTGTAGAAATGCCAGTGCTCTGTTTGGCAAATCAGACCATACTCTAATCAGCTCTGAAAGCACACCGAATGGAATGTCCTAGCTTACCACATGGTTTGATATACCTAGAAAATATCTAGCAAGCAGCAGGTCCCCCAGAAGTCAGAACTACGAGGGCACACAAAGTCACAAATATGATAACAAAGCCCCAGAAAGTGACGATACGCGTTCTCAACGAAAAGGAAAGTGACGATACGCTTTGGAATACCAGTAACTCGTTTTCGCCTTCTGGGTCGGTGATATATTTAATCTCTTCATTAGACCACTCTACCAAGATAAAACCGGCCGGCATTGCGCCTGGGCAGTTTTTTATGTACAATTTATGCAGATAGTGGATGATATGTACAAGtccttttctttccctttccACCCGAACATTCGCCAATTCTACGGTCAAGCCAAGCACAAAACAAGGCAACGAGGACCACAGTGCCGGCCGCCAGTCTCGCTCTGCCTTTCGCATATGTATCGAGTTGTAGCGTGTCGTCATGCATGCTTCTATATGCTGGCTGGTCCCGTCGTCGTTCGATTGAAAAGGATGGGGGCTATTAGCTGCACGCTAGTTACAGTACTCCTGGTCAACACacgtgctagctagcttgattCGCTCCTGGAGCAAATTAAGGGGGATCTCATCGATACGCGCATGCATGACAGCATGAATTGCAGCCGATAGAGCGAGCGCGAGCTAGCCGTGTTTGTTCCAAGCGCGCTATCTTCTGGAACACTTCGCGTAATATAATCCTCCTCATGGCGGGATCTGTAAACTATTGCCATGTGCCAACATCCCAAGCAAAGTTCTGGCCAGCTGAGAAGTCTACGTATATTGGCTAGTTAGTCTCGTTGCTTGCATCAGTTGAGTTGTGATTCAGGCCTGGCTGGCTAGTACTCCTTATTTTAGTTTGAAACTCTGTGTGATGTATGATTGCATTGTGAAGATCGAAAGACCGCGACCGAGCAATTTATAACAGAAATAGGTAATCTGTTTAGAAGAAGCTGCTCACATAAAACCTGGTAAACGTAATTAAgcttttctctaaaaaaacgTAATCAAGCTTTAGAAAAGAAGGTTTGCTGTCAGTCCTGTAACAGCAAAACTGCTACACACACCATTGTATTCTTTCGGGGAATCTTTATAACTTGTAAGTACTTGGGAGCCGCCGATTCCCTTGTTGCGACGCAAGGCTTCCATGATCGTGATGTTTGATACTACTACGAAAGAGATCTCCTTTAGCTAACGCACGCGCGGGCCTGCATGTCGCATCGCATGCCAATATTCCCCAGCGACATATACACACGCACACGTCGTAGCAAGTACATACATCCATGCTCTAAGATAGTAGAAAAGCCACTCGCGTCCCCATCCTTTTTGTTCGCATGCAACCATACCGCAGGCACGTAGTAGGTCAAGCCTCCCTTCTGGAGCGCACACAAGAAGGAGATACAACCCGTCCGGCAAGAAGAATTTAAGCACGGTTGGCGCGCATGGCACTAACTTGACGCGCGATCCAGGACGGccgttcgttcgttcgttcgtaCGCGCCCACCAGACCACCACTAGTGCTGAAGCCCACAAGCGGCGGGCAACTCAACTCGGCTGCGGCAGGGCCGGGACCATATGCTGATAACGGAGTAGTTCCGGCAACAGGCAGCGCAGGCTGTGCGGCACCACCAGACCAGAATGCATGTTGCCTGCGGTGCCCACGCCGCACCCAGTCCCAGTGCACGGAGTCCAACGCCAACGGTCAGGCAGGCAGGCGCCGGAAAGGATAGGAACAGCAGTGCGCTTCCATCCAAAGAGACCAATTACGGATGGGCGCTGGTGTCTTGTCCTTGTCTCAGCGCGCTCCGTTGATCAACTGGTGGATCTCGCGCGCGGCAGACGTTCTGCCCCGTTGTCAATGCAGAgacatttcttcttcttctttttttgtttcttcgtCAGCAGTGATTGATATGGACTATGGGGGCGtgtgtgttgttgttgcttcTGATGGTTTGCAGGGCCGGGCTGTTCGTCTATCGGGTTCGGAGAGGCAGAGGAGCTCGGGCCGTTCTTGGTCCAGAAGGGCAAGCCGGAGCTGAAATGGAACCCCTACTCTTGGAATAAAGGCACGTTCATTTCCTTGGCTCATATGCTGAATACCATTTTCTGCCCTGCATTAACCGCAACAAGATATATACCTGTGGTCCTATTACTCGGACAAATAAAATGCGGCACTCGTAGTATGTGGATGCTTTGCTTATGATCCAGTTTGGTGAAAAACTGCAGAGGCCAACCTGATGTTCTTGGAGTCCCCGGTGGGTGTGGGCTTCTCGTACACCAACACAAGCTCCGACCTGCAGAACCTTGGTGATAAGATCACCGGTAACTAACACTTCCTCTCTGAAATAGCCTCTAGAGCAACAGTGCTGACGGAAAACTAGTTACTGAACATTATGGATGGCACCACAAAACCATTTCCTCAACTTGGTTTCCACAGCTGACGACGCGTACATATTTCTGGTCAACTGGTTCAAGAGGTTCCCCCAGTACAAATCGCACGATTTCTACGTCACCGGAGAGAGCTACGCCGGTAAGTGAACACGCTCACTGAGCTCTGCAATTCAGTCAAATCAAGCACGCGATGCGTGTGAAACTAGCTAGCTCGAGAGAGATTGTGAGGTGAGTTTATTTCCCGGGTGGGCTGCATGCAGGGCATTATGTTCCGCAGCTGTCGGAGAAGATCTTTGACGGGAACATGCAAGGCCCCAGGGAGAACTACATCAACTTCAAGGGCTTCATGGTAGCAGCTTCTGATTTCTGAATAACCATACTCTTTCTCTAGTTAGCTGATTAACGGGCGCCCGTTATATTAGGACCATATATACTTACTCATGAGTTGATGACGATGCAGATAGGGAATGCTCTGATGGACGACGAGACGGACCAGACGGGCATGGTGCAGTACGCGTGGGACCACGCCGTGATCTCCGACCGGGTGTACGCGGACGTGAAGGCCCACTGCGACTTCAGCCTGGAGAACGTGACGGACGCCTGCGACACGGCGCTGGACGACTACTTCGCCGTCTACCAGCTCATCGACATGTACAGCCTCTACACGCCCGTCTGCACCGTCGCCGGCTCCTCATCATCTCCCTTCACCGGcctccgcggcgccgcccccaAGATCTTCTCCAAATACGTACGTGGGCGGCTCCTTCACATCTCCGGTTTAGTTTCAGTGTTTTATTCTTCTTTCTCTGTGCGTTGCAGCGTGGGTGGTACATGAAGCACCCGGCCGCAGGGTACGATCCCTGCACGTCGGTGTACTCCGGGATCTACTTCAACCGGCCGGACGTCCAGGCGGCGCTGCACGCCAACGTGACCCATATCGCCTATAACTGGACTCACTGCAGGTGATCTATGTGCTGCTCTGACGTCGGTACTCTCTTCAAGTTTTTATTCCcattgatcgatcgattacCACGGGACCTGAACATATGCGTGTGTGCAGCGACGCGATCAAATGGAACGACGCTCCCTTCTCCACACTCCCCATCATCCGCAAGCTCATCGCCGGCGGCATCAGGGTCTGGGTTTTCAGGTAAGATAATATATTTCAGCATGTCTTAAGGTCTGGATGATGTATGTTCGGGCAGGGTCAGTGTTTATTACGGGACCAGCTTTGAACTGATGGTGTTTGTGGCTTGATCGATGCAGCGGCGACACTGATGGGAGGATCCCGGTGACGTCGACGAGGCTGACACTGAACAAGCTCGGGCTGAAGACCGTCCAGGAGTGGACGCCGTGGTACGACCACCTGCAGGTAAACTATCCTGACGAAATGTGACAAGCTCTTGGCTCCCGAGCATCCGATTCACATATTTCTTCTCAATTAGGTGGGCGGGTGGACGATCACGTACGAGGGCCTGACGTTCGTGACGATCCGGGGAGCCGGGCACGAGGTCCCCATGCACACGCCGAGGCAGGCGCTCAGCCTCTTCAGCAACTTCTTGGCTGACAAGAAGATGCCGCCCTCGGCCTTCCCCTAAACTCGTACAGTATCCACGAACAGGAGGCAACTACTCGTCTGTTCCCGTGAAAGCCCCGCCCACGAGGGGATTTACCTTTCTTTGTGATCgggtttcctttttttgttcttggcAAGTGTTACACATGTAATTCGATTGGAACAATCGTTAATAAAGAAGCCTTTTGATTGATGACATTCTGCTGTGTTCCTGGAAATGATCAGCACTCAACTGCACACGAACATCCTGCAGGAACTAATGCAAAGCACGTTGGCATATTAACTTAAGGCTTGATGCTTTCGGCTACTGACAGCGTCCAGAACTAGTACCAAACCCCAGTTACATTACATCATGAATCAAGCATCTCAAATGCACGTTTTCGTTCTCTTTATCACCAGAATGTACACACACAGT includes:
- the LOC100821828 gene encoding serine carboxypeptidase-like 34, coding for MAAGVGLLLAVTAFLLCAGCSRADAPRPYSISPEAARQQAADRVWHLPGQPAVPFSQYAGYVTVNEPHGRALFYWFFEATAGAAEKPLVLWLNGGPGCSSIGFGEAEELGPFLVQKGKPELKWNPYSWNKEANLMFLESPVGVGFSYTNTSSDLQNLGDKITADDAYIFLVNWFKRFPQYKSHDFYVTGESYAGHYVPQLSEKIFDGNMQGPRENYINFKGFMIGNALMDDETDQTGMVQYAWDHAVISDRVYADVKAHCDFSLENVTDACDTALDDYFAVYQLIDMYSLYTPVCTVAGSSSSPFTGLRGAAPKIFSKYRGWYMKHPAAGYDPCTSVYSGIYFNRPDVQAALHANVTHIAYNWTHCSDAIKWNDAPFSTLPIIRKLIAGGIRVWVFSGDTDGRIPVTSTRLTLNKLGLKTVQEWTPWYDHLQVGGWTITYEGLTFVTIRGAGHEVPMHTPRQALSLFSNFLADKKMPPSAFP